One stretch of Acidobacteriota bacterium DNA includes these proteins:
- a CDS encoding peptidylprolyl isomerase, with translation MLFPDKAPKTVANFVGLAQGTKDWKNPMTGTAKHGVPLYTGTIFHRVIPNFMIQGGDPIGNGTGSPGYTFEDEFTPTLKFDRPGRLAMANSGPNTNGSQFFITEVPTPHLNMKHTIFGQCDTASVALVKKIARMPNDARTNRPFDPVKITSITITGMGAASKPAAKPAAKPAPAKKPATKK, from the coding sequence GTGCTCTTCCCCGACAAGGCGCCCAAGACGGTCGCCAACTTCGTCGGCCTCGCGCAAGGCACCAAGGACTGGAAGAATCCCATGACCGGCACCGCCAAGCACGGCGTGCCCCTTTATACCGGGACCATCTTCCACCGCGTGATCCCCAACTTCATGATCCAGGGCGGCGATCCCATCGGCAACGGCACCGGCTCACCCGGCTACACCTTCGAAGACGAGTTCACGCCCACGCTCAAGTTCGACCGACCCGGCCGCCTCGCCATGGCGAACTCCGGACCGAACACCAACGGCTCGCAGTTCTTCATCACCGAGGTCCCCACACCGCACCTCAACATGAAGCACACCATCTTCGGACAGTGCGACACCGCCAGCGTCGCTCTGGTCAAGAAGATCGCCCGCATGCCCAACGACGCGCGCACCAATCGTCCGTTCGATCCGGTGAAGATCACGAGCATCACCATCACCGGCATGGGTGCGGCATCGAAGCCCGCGGCCAAACCGGCAGCAAAACCGGCCCCCGCGAAAAAGCCGGCTACCAAGAAATAG